Genomic window (Mus caroli chromosome 14, CAROLI_EIJ_v1.1, whole genome shotgun sequence):
TTGATTTTAGGAAGCAAGTGACAAAGGGGAATAATTGGTCCCACAAAGACCCATTAAAGTGTTTGTTATCTATCAGAGTCTCTGCCCCCGAGGAGTCAGGTGACTGAGAAACTGGGGTTGAGGGAATGAACCCCACCAGATCCCTGGAAACTTGTGAATCATTACTTCAAAGAAATGCTTCACCTATCTAAAAGTAGAGCTACGGGTGACTATCTGTGTTTACTTTGTCACAGAAAAAATAGGCTTTCCTTCTAGGACAAATATCCAGTATACACCCTGCTTTAAATTAGATCAACACAAACTTCCTGTCCTTCATGGTTGTATGAATAGTACAACTTAGAGCTAACTTCTTAGTTTCTACATGTTTGGGAATTTTCTAGAGACCTTTGGTTATTGTTTTTCAATGTAGTAGCACCTGGTCAGGGAAAATACATTATATGGCTTGAATGTTTCTGAATTCATAGAGTAAAATACAGCCTATGATAGTGGCTGTTTCATGTCCATATGAGAAGAATATTCCCCTTTGTTGTGAAGTACTTTACAAATGTCAAATAGCTCAAGTTGGTTGATAACATGGTTTAAACAAAACACTTCCACTCAGTCTTCACACTCCCCTTCTTCTATTGGTCATTAAAGGTAGCATGTTGAGATTTCTATAATATtggatgtttttcttttgatatagTGCCTCACTGTGCAGCCCTTGCTGGACCTTAatgcactatgtagaccaggctaatctCAAATTCATAGAAAACAGCTTGACCTTGCCTCCTAAATGTTAGggttaaagacatgtgtcaccagCCCTGGCCAACATGGATTCATGTCCGTTTTTATCTACTGTATTCTGAAGTTTCATTACTACAGTGTGATCATCTTCCCTCTGGATAAACTAAGAAATCTAGAGCCAAAAGTGCCTGCTGGGCCCATAGAGACATTTCAGAGGTTAAAAACACATggttctcttgcagaggaccaaagtaGCCAGCTCCAGGGGCACCTGACACCTCTGGGCCCCATGGATACCTGCACTCATAATCatgaacatatacataattaaaatttaaaaattatttttaaaaagtgctttctgtttgtttgtttgtttgttttgtttaagacagggtttctctatacaggcctggctgtcctggacttttctcagtagaccaggctggcctcgaactcagagatctgcctgcctctgtctctggagccCTGGttttaaaggcctgtgccaccccTACCCAATGCTGATAATTTTTGATTGAGCAGTACTTTGTCAGATACTAAAGTCACAATAGGTTTAGTTTTGGCTAGTATTAATGCTCCATGACTTTTAAAATCCACTCACTGTTTGTTGGACTGTTTCATATTTATAATGAAACTGTATTTCTGGTGGAAAATGAACCTCTGGCTTGTCTGGCAATGAGATATTCTGAAAGTGTCTCTGACATCTTAAGAGACTGAAACTTTTGCTGGACCTCACAGCCACCTTGAAGTCACTTGAGATGTCTACCCTACTGAGTACTTGAACTGTNTAATCTGACTTAAAGAGAACAGTGTAATGGCCAACCTTACATCCTTGGCTTTCCTGTGTGGTCTCTACAATCTGAGCTGATGCATAGCTGCAATTGTAAGTGATGTCCTTGCCCAACCCTGACCCAGAGTTTATCATTTGCAAGTTCATCACTGAAAGTTCATCATTTGCTGAGAGCAGCAAACTCGGAGACTGAAAGTAACGTCCTAAAATCTACCATACAGGCTGAAAACATCCATTTATGGATACTAGTTGATAAACAATGATCTCTGTTATCTGGTCAAGTGGAATCCATTGGAGCCAGTGATCCCTTGTCACACTCTGTTAAGGATTTCTGTAAGGGTTTCCTTCCCCACACGGTGCTTTTTGTGCTATTCAATACATTCAAATCAAAGCCTTTTGTGAGGGACAGGCAGTCGCAtcactcacagacagacacatagacacacagctcataccacacacagattgtatgtgtgtctgtacgcacacaatcacacagactcagacacaaaGTCATgcaacagacagacaggacatAAGACATGAGAAGCATGAAGTGCAGAATTTAAATCTAGGCTCACTCTCGATTAAACTACTCCAAGcagaattgcttttttttttctttccttaatgtcaCACAGGTGCGTTATCAGTGACTCAGAGTCTGGGGAAATAATCCCCAGAGaatcttttatgtgtgtgggtgtgacccgtccagcaggtccagttttTCAAGGGTCGTGAGGGGACCTTCTAAGAACaaaatgggaggagagaaagatggacaccaagtgcaagaacgacatggaagcagtctgagtagcatcaaggtgtctgtgtattcagcaaggctcaaggcttaaatgcacaagcaaaaggggaagtacttctcagcaggagggatggggcagcagaaatttttcttgtTGCAACTgcaggggaagcaggaacttggtggtatcagggtacatcttgtggtcaggacatctggcgctgacttagggctggaacattctgtggctGTTCTCAGAACGCtgcgtcggtggcccgcttttgatccccttttcttcttggggagAGAGCCCCAATTGGAGATCAAGACAATGGAGTTGCCTTAATATGtcccaacatctcccccgttttaatatttttataaaggcatattgtataataaatttgtagccatgTTTTTAACGACCGCCTAAACGTCTGTTTGCTCACTgggtgattctctaaaaccacaaaggacacaaggacaagtcatctatgaggcttgaattaacggttccagtctgttgggtataacctgggccagccaagggatttaggaacgaagcaagctccgtgggtagaggtagaggtctgatccccagtgtgcattgttaggggccatgtacaggactGACTCTTAGGCCCACAGATTTTTATCCATAGTAACCCTGACCTGCTTCCATGCCATTTTTCCCGGAGAaaggaccctagggcactcaaccttcatgcaatcagacatacctctcagagactatctaacagcttccagactaatctctgtgtAGTGCTTAGCCTTACAACTCTCACGGGCGACAGCTTCAAGTTACAATTTTTCAATGTGTCTAGCCTGgcatgactgtttagtttccaatgtggtgagaatgtatattaccatgtcaGAAGCACAGACTAcggcaatctataaatgattcgtggcatgagactgatggccgaatttagggggaggggaatgatcttacttaagcattttatggaaattgagtctctctccccgaGACGAGGGTGATGAAGCAGCATCCACATCTgactcttctccagtaacctgcttgttatcgCCAACGTCCAGCcaatggtaatgaactgaaacagatgcGATTGAAAGAGATGcatcaatttgagatttaacaaattgGGTCAATTTTTGAAATGCCCAAGGACCaaaggaaatcaataataggagtcccaatagGAGCCCCAAAAGGGAGGGCAACAAGGTCAAAAACCAATTTTGGTACCATGActcttgttgttctctctctctttttcttttttctaaactggCAGTAACCTTGGCAATACTATCGTTAACTAATCCAGTTTTATCAACATATATGCAGCATTCTTCCTTAAGTGCAGCGCATAAGCCTCCTTGttgtagaaagagcaaatctaatGCCCTTCTGTTTTGAAGGGCGACTTCTGAGAGGGAGACCAAGGATCATCTAGGcccctttttatattctctaaATCTTGGCTGATAGCCTCATTGAGCAGGTGGTAATTGCGCGTATTCTGTTGNNNNNNNNNNNTCAAGTTCCGCCTCAGAGGAGGGATCAAGGGGGTCATTTGacaattctttatataaaatccGATAAATTCTCTTGGGGTTTGTTGAGGGCTGAAGAGCACTCTTTTCTCCTGAGGCAGACCTAGCCTGGGGAGCGAGGGGAGTAGGGAGGGAATCTTTAGGAATAGGGTCGTCAATTATCAACAATGGCCCAGATGCCAGAGGCATGGCGGTTTGGTTTCACTTTTACAGAATgggagttttctaaaaaatcttcagtaagggcTAAGAGGCAGGAGCCTTCTCCAccctcttctgcctgtttaaGGAGATCTCTCACGATTCCCCAATAGctaaaaaaggactcagggacatcttctccttgttttattaAACTANTGAtttctttgcctactttattccaGGTTAAAGGGTGTGTATCAGGATCACTCAGTATCAGCCACGGACATCTTtcgtccacaaaacaaaaaaatttattaaatcctttttcttaactcttatccctctctccttaagagaccccttcatctcttaAATAAAAACTGACTCCTTGGACAGAAAGAACCTTCCCCATGGTGAATAGGACAACAATTTTATGCCCAGGCTTACCTCTCAACGTCTGCAACAATCGAGCAAAGTGGCAGGGAACCGTCTCACTGTCTACGCAGTACCTCATGAATCCGTTGTCCAGAGGGTGGTCGTACCTCGTGCCCAACGTCGGGTGCCACtagacccgtccagcaggtccagttattagagggtctcaaggggaccttctcctaagagccaaatggggagagagaaagacggacaccaagtgcaagaacgacacagaagcagtctgagtagcatcaaggtgtctctgaattcagcaaggctcaaggcttaaatgcacgagcaaaaggggaagtacttctcagcaggaggaatggggcagcagaaatttttcttttggcaactacacggggaagcaggaacttggtggtatcaggtcCAATAAGAACAGCACGTTACCAAGAATTTGCTGCCAGAACTTGGCCTAAGTGCCTTGCCCATGTTAGCTGACTTAACTCTCTATATAGTGACAGGGCCTTACTANNNNNNNNNNNNNNNNNNNNNNNNNNNNNNNNNNNNNNNNNNNNNNNNNNNNNNNNNNNNNNNNNNNNNNNNNNNNNNNNNNNNNNNNNNNNNNNNNNNNNNNNNNNNNNNNNNNNNNNNNNNNNNNNNNNNNNNNNNNNNNNNNNNNNNNNNNNNNNNNNNNNNNNNNNNNNNNNNNNNNNNNNNNNNNNNNNNNNNNNNNNNNNNNNNNNNNNNNNNNNNNNNNNNNNNNNNNNNNNNNNNNNNNNNNNNNNNNNNNNNNNNNNNNNNNNNNNNNNNNNNNNNNNNNNNNNNNNNNNNNNNNNNNNNNNNNNNNNNNNNNNNNNNNNNNNNNNNNNNNNNNNNNNNNNNNNNNNNNNNNNNNNNNNNNNNNNNNNNNNNNNNNNNNNNNNNNNNNNNNNNNNNNNNNNNNNNNNNNNNNNNNNNNNNNNNNNNNNNNNNNNNNNNNNNNNNNNNNNNNNNNNNNNNNNNNNNNNNNNNNNNNNNNNNNNNNNNNNNNNNNNNNNNNNNNNNNNNNNNNNNNNNNNNNNNNNNNNNNNNNNNNNgaacagtcagtgctcttaacctctgagccatctctctagccctggaaaTGACTTTTAAACTGAGAATCTAACAAATGTTCTAGTTGTACTTCTTCAACCCAAATCACAAACTGTGTAGTAACTGAATCTGCAGGTAGCATGTTTAAATTCAAAAAGGCTAAAttgagggagtggggaggggaaagccTCAGATCCAGTTAGGAGAGTCTGACTCCAGAACTAGTCCTGGTGGATGTGTGATCCTAACAGTTGGTATGCTGAGTCAAGGGGATTATGATTTTGAGGTTAGTTGGGAATATGTAATAGGACTTGACCCAAAAacaagacagggctggagagctggctcatcagggaagagcacttgctcttcctGGACTCTGgtttattctcagcacccatatggtggctcataaccagcTGCAACTctggttccaagggatctgacgtTTGCTTCTGACATCAGGAGCTCATACCCATAAAAGAAACCTgaaatgcacacaacacacacacatacacaccctggGGGTAGGAGGGAGACAGTGAAATGGTTCAGCAGATAAGAGTATGAACCCTGGGCCCACATGGTAGAGGAATAAACTCTCATAAAAGGGTGCTATGGCACACAAGgtcccatgcatgtgcacacacatgtgcatacctgcgaacacacacacacacatactgctcAGCTGTACTGCAGCTACACCATTGCAGTGTCTGACAGTTATAAGCCAGCTGGTGTTTGAACGATGGCACAGTGCAGCACCCTGCACaccagcttcctcctccccagtAAGGTCATTTTATTTCAAGGGATTCTATAAATCGCAGGAGACTGCCCCCATGCTCTTGGTAGCAGTATCCATCATGCATGCCATGTCAAGCAAACCTTTGATGTGCACATAGTTTGCAGAcagagaaactttaaaaaaatgtcacttGCTAAAATTTCATGTATGGCTGGGTTCACATGGGACAGATCACCAGTCCACTTTCCATTCTCCTCACCAACCTCTGGGCCATCTTTGTGGCAGATACACCACGGAACGGTCTGCTCAGTTCTATTCCGTTTTATTTCAAGAAAAGCCCCAGCTGCCTTTAACCTGCTTATGTAGGTGAGGTGGACCTTGAACTCCTATTCGTTTGTCTTCCTCCacctctcaattgagaaaacttgtatgtgcaccaccacacccacactTGAATTACCTTTTGAAATATTGCTTCATTGGCATCTGTTAGAGTGAGCTGGTGGCATAGCAATGTCCTTAAGACATCGATTTCCAAACCTTCCAACGCAGTCTGGATGGTCACAGATTAGTGGCCAAGCTCCTTTGATCATCTTCAAACATTTTTTCATTAGAACTCTGCAGCCTAATTGAAGGCATGATGCTCAATATCAAGAGAGCctgagggccgggcgtggtggcgcacgcctttaatcccagcactcgggaggcagaggcaggcggatttNNNNNNNNNNNNNNNNNNNNNNNNNNNNNNNNNNNNNNNNNNNNNNNNNNNNNNNNNNNNNNNNNNNNNNNNNNNNNNNNNNNNNNNNNNNNNNNNNNNNNNNNNNNNNNNNNNNNNNNNNNNNNNNNNNNNNNNNNNNNNNNNNNNNNNNNNNNNNNNNNNNNNNNNNNNNNNNNNNNNNNNNNNNNNNNNNNNNNNNNNNNNNNNNNNNNNNNNNNNNNNNNNNNNNNNNNNNNNNNNNNNNNNNNNNNNNNNNNNNNNNNNNNNNNNNNNNNNNNNNNNNNNNNNNNNNNNNNNNNNNNNNNNNNNNNNNNNNNNNNNNNNNNNNNNNNNNNNNNNNNNNNNNNNNNNNNNNNNNNNNNNNNNNNNNNNNNNNNNNNNNNNNNNNNNNNNNNNNNNNNNNNNNNNNNNNNNNNNNNNNNNNNNNNNNNNNNNNNNNNNNNNNNNNNNNNNNNNNNNNNNNNNNNNNNNNNNNNNNNNNNNNNNNNNNNNNNNNNNNNNNNNNNNNNNNNNNNNNNNNNNNNNNNNNNNNNNNNNNNNNNNNNNNNNNNNNNNNNNNNNNNNNNNNNNNNNNNNNNNNNNNNNNNNNNNNNNNNNNNNNNNNNNNNNNNNNNNNNNNNNNNNNNNNNNNNNNNNNNNNNNNNNNNNNNNNNNNNNNNNNNNNNNNNNNNNNNNNNNNNNNNNNNNNNNNNNNNNNNNNNNNNNNNNNNNNNNNNNNNNNNNNNNNNNNNNNNNNNNNNNNNNNNNNNNNNNNNNNNNNNNNNNNNNNNNNNNNNNNNNNNNNNNNNNNNNNNNNNNNNNNNNNNNNNNNNNNNNNNNNNNNNNNNNNNNNNNNNNNNNNNNNNNNNNNNNNNNNNNNNNNNNNNNNNNNNNNNNNNNNNNNNNNNNNNNNNNNNNNNNNNNNNNNNNNNNNNNNNNNNNNNNNNNNNNNNNNNNNNNNNNNNNNNNNNNNNNNNNNNNNNNNNNNNNNNNNNNNNNNNNNNNNNNNNNNNNNNNNNNNNNNNNNNNNNNNNNNNNNNNNNNNNNNNNNNNNNNNNNNNNNNNNNNNNNNNNNNNNNNNNNNNNNNNNNNNNNNNNNNNNNNNNNNNNNNNNNNNNNNNNNNNNNNNNNNNNNNNNNNNNNNNNNNNNNNNNNNNNNNNNNNNNNNNNNNNNNNNNNNNNNNNNNNNNNNNNNNNNNNNNNNNNNNNNNNNNNNNNNNNNNNNNNNNNNNNNNNNNNNNNNNNNNNNNNNNNNNNNNNNNNNNNNNNNNNNNNNNNNNNNNNNNNNNNNNNNNNNNNNNNNNNNNNNNNNNNNNNNNNNNNNNNNNNNNNNNNNNNNNNNNNNNNNNNNNNNNNNNNNNNNNNNNNNNNNNNNNNNNNNNNNNNNNNNNNNNNNNNNNNNNNNNNNNNNNNNNNNNNNNNNNNNNNNNNNNNNNNNNNNNNNNNNNNNNNNNNNNNNNNNNNNNNNNNNNNNNNNNNNNNNNNNNNNNNNNNNNNNNNNNNNNNNNNNNNNNNNNNNNNNNNNNNNNNNNNNNNNNNNNNNNNNNNNNNNNNNNNNNNNNNNNNNNNNNNNNNNNNNNNNNNNNNNNNNNNNNNNNNNNNNNNNNNNNNNNNNNNNNNNNNNNNNNNNNNNNNNNNNNNNNNNNNNNNNNNNNNNNNNNNNNNNNNNNNNNNNNNNNNNNNNNNNNNNNNNNNNNNNNNNNNNNNNNNNNNNNNNNNNNNNNNNNNNNNNNNNNNNNNNNNNNNNNNNNNNNNNNNNNNNNNNNNNNNNNNNNNNNNNNNNNNNNNNNNNNNNNNNNNNNNNNNNNNNNNNNNNNNNNNNNNNNNNNNNNNNNNNNNNNNNNNNNNNNNNNNNNNNNNNNNNNNNNNNNNNNNNNNNNNNNNNNNNNNNNNNNNNNNNNNNNNNNNNNNNNNNNNNNNNNNNNNNNNNNNNNNNNNNNNNNNNNNNNNNNNNNNNNNNNNNNNNNNNNNNNNNNNNNNNNNNNNNNNNNNNNNNNNNNNNNNNNNNNNNNNNNNNNNNNNNNNNNNNNNNNNNNNNNNNNNNNNNNNNNNNNNNNNNNNNNNNNNNNNNNNNNNNNNNNNNNNNNNNNNNNNNNNNNNNNNNNNNNNNNNNNNNNNNNNNNNNNNNNNNNNNNNNNNNNNNNNNNNNNNNNNNNNNNNNNNNNNNNNNNNNNNNNNNNNNNNNNNNNNNNNNNNNNNNNNNNNNNNNNNNNNNNNNNNNNNNNNNNNNNNNNNNNNNNNNNNNNNNNNNNNNNNNNNNNNNNNNNNNNNNNNNNNNNNNNNNNNNNNNNNNNNNNNNNNNNNNNNNNNNNNNNNNNNNNNNNNNNNNNNNNNNNNNNNNNNNNNNNNNNNNNNNNNNNNNNNNNNNNNNNNNNNNNNNNNNNNNNNNNNNNNNNNNNNNNNNNNNNNNNNNNNNNNNNNNNNNNNNNNNNNNNNNNNNNNNNNNNNNNNNNNNNNNNNNNNNNNNNNNNNNNNNNNNNNNNNNNNNNNNNNNNNNNNNNNNNNNNNNNNNNNNNNNNNNNNNNNCCCTCCTTAGAGCCTCCTTCACATCCTTGTTTCTCAAAGAGTAGATTAAGGGGTTCAGCATTGGGATTACCACTGTGTAGATCACAGCAACTATGCGGTCCTGGGTCAAGGAGTAGCTGGACTTAGGGCGCAGGTACATAAAAAGTGTTGTGCCAAAAAAGAAGCACAcagcagtgaggtgggaagagCAGGTGGAGAATGCCTTGAATCTGCCCTGGTTTGAACGCATTTGTAGGATGGCAATGAAAATTAGTAAATAGGAGACCAAGATGGTGAGAGTACAGCTCAAAAGGTTGAAGCCCGCAAAGATGAAGAGCAAGATCTCACACAGCGAAGTGTCCACACAAGACAGGGACAGAATGGGCGGTCCGTCACAGAAGAAATGAGTGACCACATGAGCACCACAGAAGTTCAGACTGAAGATGCAGCTTGTATGGATAAGAGAATTGAGAAATCCTGCTCCATGGGAGCCCCCGATCAGAGAGGCACAGACATTGGGTGACACTATGGTCTGATAGAGGAGAGGACTGCAGACAgcaacatagcggtcataggccattgcGGCGATGAGATAGCACTCACTGGTGGCGAAGCCTGCATAAAAGAACATTTGAACCATGCAGCCATAGTAAGAGATTATTTTTCTCTCAACCAAGAAGTTCATCAGGGTCTGGGGAACCACTGTAGAAGAATAGCAGAAATCCAGGAGTGAAAGGCTCTTGAGGAGAGAGTACATAGGCGTGTGAAGGGTGGTACTCACATGGATGAGAAAGAACATGACCAGGTTCCCCAGCACAGTGATGGCGTACATGACCAGGAACACAACAAAGAGCAGCTTCTGGAGCTGGGGGTCACTGGTGAGGCCCAAGAGTTCAAACTCCATCTCGTGACTCAGGTTAGTTCTTTCCATGTTTTTTCACCTCTGGGGCACAGACAGACTACAGATGGGAGACTGAACACTTGGGGACTCAAGTTTTTTTGCTCAAGCCTTTCTGAGACTAGAATCTTTGAAGAGCTTTGTAGGTAGGACTGTCATGGGAGAAGACCTTCTCTTCTTGATTGGTCGTTTGATCGGTAAGCACTACTTGAGAAGCAATGGGAACTATAACATCTCTATGAAATCTCTTGGAGATCATAAAGATTCCAAGTGATGAGACTCTGTGAATCCACATTTAGTTTTCTGTATACATGACTCTGTTCCCTCCCTAAGCAAGTGTGGAGTGCCTGGTGGCAGGAAGGGAGCTCATATNNNNNNNNNNNNNNNNNNNNNNNNNNNNNNNNNNNNNNNNNNNNNNNNNNNNNNNNNNNNNNNNNNNNNNNNNNNNNNNNNNNNNNNNNNNNNNNNNNNNNNNNNNNNNNTAGAGTAAGAACAGCAGTTAACTTAAAATATCATGATGACTCAGTAAGTGAGACACAAATCACTTGAACACAGAGCGGCACACTGAGAAGATTCAAGGGATGCTTGCAATGGCCGTATTCGCAGGGCAGACAGACCTACCATAGAAACACATGGAGAAGGTgagataaaacaataacaaactgtAACACAAAACCTACCACCCGGTGGTATAGCTAGGAACCGCCTAGCAGCAGTGAACTAAACAGGCTTCCAGGGAAGCTGAAGGAGGTTCATTGGCTCAGGTTGAAATGCACCCCTATAGGAACAACATAATCTGACTCTAGTTACTGCTGTTTGTAAAGACGATGGTAGCTGAGGATATAGAGGGATGGGACTGGTGTAATGAGCAAACTGACATTGTGGACTAGGGGCGTCATTCAACAAGGGAACACACCCACCCATGTTTATGAAAGTATCCATCATTTTCAGTAGACAAAACCATCCTGAGTCAGGGAGCTACTGGTAGACAAGATCAAGCCCCCTCTAAGGCTGAAGTCTGTAAAAATGTCTTTCCTATTTAGAGAGTGTGTCTTGTAAACATCACCCTATTGCTGCTCTATCTGCTCCTCTGACCTCATGGTCTGCAATTACCTCTGCATCCTAGAGTGGTTTCAGTACCCAGTGCTTTGTTAAGGACTCAGTTTTGCAGACTAATACCAGCAAGCATGACTAGATAGGACAAACACAGCCAGTATgagctcttctccttctctctcagggAGTAAGGAATGCAGCTGTGAAAGGTGTTGGGTGATTCAGTCCAGAGCTGTACTGAGTATACCAAGATGTTGGCTAATCCCACTGCCTGAATTTCCAGGATCTAGATTCTACCCAGGCAAAATATTCTAGCTAAATAGGTAACTGAACTCAGCTGTGGTTATGTAACAAAAAGACCATGTTTGTCAAGGGAGGGCTGCACATGATAATAAGAGAAGCATTTtgggggcctggaaagatggctcagtgtttaagactGCTGAGATCCAGGGGATGTGGGTTTGGTTCTGAGAACCCATTTCAACagatcacaaccacctgtaactctagattCAGAGGTTTCAATGCCCTCAATGACTTCCATGTACAAAAATGGCATGCAGTCAGACAGAAACACATGCTGCACCATCATCTTCGGCATCATCCTAGAAGACTTCATTGGGTAATGCCCAAAGATTACATTCACTAAAAATGGAGAGCAGACCTGGACACATCTGGAGAAGGTGAAGCACAGTGTGTCTTCACTCACTTCAAGTCACTGGGATGTAGCACTAAGCTACCTGAGCCCAGTGGTGGCTGCTTTATAATGAACTCTGCAGAAGACTAAAGAGCATGGGGTTCTAGAGTTGAGCCGCTAATGGTATCAACCCTACTGGGGTCAAAAGTCATCTTAACTCAAAGACAAATCACAGGACTTCACACAAAGAACTGTGGAATTCCAGGCTGGAAATAACTTACAGGAACTGCAGCAAAGTCCACAGCGGGTGTCTAGGAGCAGAGTAGGTTTGCTTGGCTTCCAGCTGGGCGTCTTCTTTGCTCAGAAACCTGTTTTAGTTCAAGTAAGAGACCTGTAGCATTCTTCTGATTAGAGAAATAGAcagaaccagaaaacaaaacaaatcaaaactagGAACTTGCCCAATGCCTGGGATAGTGCAGATAAAGGGGACCCTCCACTGTGGCAGAtgttcttctccccctccctctctccttctccctNNNNNNNNNNNNNNNNNNNNNNNNNNNNNNNNNNNNNNNNNNNNNNNNNNNNNNNNNNNNNNNNNNNNNNNNNNNNNNNNNNNNNNNNNNNNNNNNNNNNNNNNNNNNNNNNNNNNNNNNNNNNNNNNNNNNNNNNNNN
Coding sequences:
- the LOC110309716 gene encoding olfactory receptor 5AU1; its protein translation is MERTNLSHEMEFELLGLTSDPQLQKLLFVVFLVMYAITVLGNLVMFFLIHVSTTLHTPMYSLLKSLSLLDFCYSSTVVPQTLMNFLVERKIISYYGCMVQMFFYAGFATSECYLIAAMAYDRYVAVCSPLLYQTIVSPNVCASLIGGSHGAGFLNSLIHTSCIFSLNFCGAHVVTHFFCDGPPILSLSCVDTSLCEILLFIFAGFNLLSCTLTILVSYLLIFIAILQMRSNQGRFKAFSTCSSHLTAVCFFFGTTLFMYLRPKSSYSLTQDRIVAVIYTVVIPMLNPLIYSLRNKDVKEALRRVWGWKSMG